The following proteins are co-located in the Pseudomonas cavernae genome:
- a CDS encoding type II and III secretion system protein family protein: MDTLHKFRTYALHTLGACLLLTAAVQAAEPPTAVRAMPAANTSRIQVPIYKSRVLTTRAPVKKVSVGNPEIADILITSPTQLYLLGRSLGSTNVLLWDGGNRLIDNFELEVEHDLNGLKTKLHELLPNEKIEVYSAQGALVLRGHVSSAVAMDTAVKLAKTYTAQTSSVVQGEGEAAVAAPTQSLDVINLLSVGSSQQVMLEVKVAEMQRNLFKSLSVRFNALDFGSSSRWSTGGFNNGEGLGFDGNGNVNPVSLIGNGKGFFGQFLSDEFLFNVVLEAAKDNGSAKVLAEPTLTTLTGQQAEFISGGEFPVPITEDDGITIEFKEFGVGVKFLPVVLDSGRINLNLNVSVSELSNANSLVLDTGLQSILGEGVTQVIPSLTKRSAQSTVELGNGQTIAIAGLISENTRDFVSRFPGLGDLPILGHLFRSQQFINGETELVILVTPHLAKPVDARTVRLPTEKFVEPSDLDFYLLGKTKGREPGRPVPVSLGVSEGSFGHDLN; the protein is encoded by the coding sequence ATGGATACCCTCCACAAATTCAGGACATACGCGCTGCACACCCTGGGCGCATGCTTGCTGCTGACTGCCGCAGTGCAGGCGGCCGAGCCGCCGACGGCGGTACGCGCAATGCCGGCGGCCAACACCAGTCGTATTCAGGTGCCGATCTACAAGTCGCGCGTGCTCACCACTCGTGCACCGGTGAAGAAGGTCTCGGTCGGCAACCCGGAAATCGCCGACATCCTGATCACCAGCCCGACCCAGTTGTACCTGTTGGGCCGTTCCCTGGGCAGCACCAACGTGCTGTTGTGGGACGGCGGCAACCGCCTGATCGACAACTTCGAACTCGAGGTGGAGCACGACCTCAACGGCTTGAAGACCAAGCTGCACGAGTTGCTGCCCAACGAGAAGATCGAGGTTTACAGCGCCCAGGGCGCTCTGGTGTTGCGCGGTCACGTCAGCAGCGCGGTGGCCATGGATACCGCAGTCAAGCTGGCCAAGACCTATACCGCGCAAACCTCGAGTGTGGTCCAGGGGGAAGGTGAGGCCGCCGTGGCGGCGCCGACCCAGTCACTGGACGTGATCAACCTGCTCAGCGTCGGCAGCAGCCAGCAGGTGATGCTGGAGGTCAAGGTCGCGGAGATGCAGCGCAACCTGTTCAAGAGTCTCAGCGTGCGCTTCAACGCCCTGGACTTCGGCTCATCCAGCCGCTGGTCCACGGGCGGTTTCAACAACGGCGAGGGGCTGGGCTTCGACGGCAATGGCAACGTCAACCCGGTCTCCCTGATCGGCAATGGCAAGGGCTTCTTCGGCCAGTTCCTCTCCGACGAGTTCCTCTTCAACGTGGTGCTGGAGGCGGCCAAGGACAATGGCTCGGCCAAGGTGCTGGCCGAGCCGACCCTGACCACCCTCACCGGGCAGCAGGCCGAGTTCATCTCCGGCGGCGAGTTCCCGGTGCCGATCACCGAGGACGATGGCATCACCATCGAGTTCAAGGAGTTCGGCGTCGGGGTGAAATTCCTCCCGGTGGTGCTCGATTCCGGGCGCATCAACCTCAACCTGAATGTCTCGGTCAGCGAGCTTTCCAACGCCAACTCGCTGGTGCTGGACACCGGCCTGCAGAGCATCCTCGGCGAGGGGGTGACCCAGGTGATTCCCTCGCTGACAAAGCGCAGCGCCCAGTCCACCGTCGAACTCGGCAACGGCCAGACCATCGCCATCGCCGGGCTGATCAGCGAGAACACCCGCGATTTCGTCAGCCGTTTCCCAGGCCTGGGCGACCTGCCGATACTCGGCCACTTGTTCCGCAGCCAGCAGTTCATCAATGGCGAAACCGAACTGGTGATCCTGGTGACGCCGCACCTGGCCAAGCCGGTGGATGCGCGGACCGTGCGCCTGCCGACCGAGAAGTTCGTCGAGCCCAGCGACCTGGACTTCTACCTGCTCGGCAAGACCAAGGGCCGTGAGCCCGGGCGCCCGGTCCCCGTCAGCCTCGGGGTCAGCGAGGGTAGCTTTGGCCATGATCTCAATTAA
- a CDS encoding TadE family protein, translated as MDRQAFARRQAQEGVAMVEFAITLPLLLLLLFAIGEFGRLLFQYNSLLQASRDAGRFVANEAWNATLGRVELSASLRTRTQNLAASGVASAQTASCSPDNSVRLVPKPCPGDVAVTAVGSDHVQVTISYTFRPLIGNGLPAFIGNGTALSVPLVATTVMRAL; from the coding sequence ATGGACCGACAAGCATTCGCGCGGCGCCAGGCCCAGGAGGGGGTGGCCATGGTTGAGTTCGCCATCACGCTGCCGCTGCTGCTGTTGCTGTTGTTCGCCATCGGCGAGTTCGGCCGCCTGCTGTTCCAGTACAACAGCCTGCTGCAGGCCAGCCGCGACGCCGGGCGCTTCGTCGCCAACGAAGCCTGGAACGCCACCCTGGGACGGGTCGAGCTGAGCGCTAGCCTGCGCACCCGGACCCAGAACCTGGCGGCCAGCGGGGTGGCCTCCGCGCAGACGGCGAGCTGTAGCCCCGACAACAGCGTGCGGTTGGTACCCAAGCCGTGCCCGGGCGACGTTGCCGTCACCGCAGTGGGCAGCGATCACGTCCAGGTCACCATCAGCTACACCTTCCGACCACTCATCGGCAACGGCCTGCCGGCGTTCATCGGCAATGGCACGGCGCTGAGCGTCCCGTTGGTCGCCACCACCGTGATGAGGGCCTTGTGA
- a CDS encoding CpaF family protein codes for MLSELRNRLRQQPGKSAPAALAEEPAAVATPMTWEVNAPDVVYETRTQLNPVETEWREKIYQLLLKVMDLSLLDSLEPVEAGRQIREICQRLLDENSAPVSASSRQLIIKQITDEVLGLGPLEPLLADHSVSDILVNGHASVYVERHGKLQRTDVRFRDDQHLLNIIDRIVSSLGRRIDESSPLVDARLKDGSRVNAIIPPLAIDGPSMSIRRFAVDLLSTESLVQMGTLTPAIALLLKAIVRGRMNVLVSGGTGTGKTTMLNVLSSFIPHNERIVTIEDSAELQLQQPHVVRLETRPSNIEGRGEVSQRELVRNSLRMRPDRIVIGEVRGAEALDMLTAMNTGHDGSLTTIHANTPRDALGRIENMVSMTGATFPIKAMRQQIASAIDVVVQLERQEDGRRRLVSVQEINGMEGDIITMTEIFTFERRGIGEQGEVLGDFRPTGMIPGFRDVLAKRGIELPLNLFRPEWMEALQS; via the coding sequence ATGCTCAGCGAACTTCGCAATCGTCTGCGTCAGCAGCCCGGTAAAAGCGCCCCGGCGGCATTGGCGGAAGAGCCGGCCGCCGTCGCCACCCCTATGACCTGGGAGGTCAATGCACCGGACGTCGTCTACGAAACCCGCACCCAGCTCAACCCGGTGGAAACCGAGTGGCGCGAGAAGATCTATCAGCTGTTGCTCAAGGTCATGGACCTGTCATTACTGGACTCCCTGGAGCCGGTCGAGGCGGGGCGGCAGATTCGCGAGATCTGCCAGCGTCTGTTGGACGAGAATTCGGCACCGGTAAGCGCCAGCAGCCGCCAGCTGATCATCAAGCAGATCACCGACGAGGTGCTCGGGCTGGGGCCGCTGGAGCCCTTGCTGGCCGATCACAGCGTGTCGGACATCCTGGTCAACGGCCACGCCTCGGTGTACGTCGAGCGCCACGGCAAGCTGCAACGCACTGACGTGCGTTTTCGTGACGACCAGCATCTGCTGAACATCATCGACCGCATCGTTTCCAGCCTGGGGCGGCGCATCGACGAATCCTCGCCGCTGGTGGACGCCCGCTTGAAGGACGGTTCGCGGGTCAACGCCATCATCCCGCCGCTGGCCATCGACGGACCGAGCATGTCGATTCGCCGTTTCGCCGTGGACCTGCTGAGCACCGAGAGCCTGGTGCAGATGGGCACCCTGACGCCGGCCATCGCCCTGCTGCTCAAGGCCATCGTGCGCGGGCGCATGAATGTGCTGGTGTCCGGCGGCACCGGCACCGGCAAGACCACCATGCTCAATGTGCTGTCCAGTTTCATTCCGCATAACGAGCGGATCGTCACCATCGAGGACTCCGCCGAGCTGCAACTGCAGCAGCCGCACGTGGTGCGCCTGGAGACCCGGCCGTCGAACATCGAGGGGCGCGGCGAGGTGAGCCAGCGCGAGCTAGTGCGCAACAGCCTGCGTATGCGCCCGGACCGCATCGTCATCGGCGAGGTGCGCGGTGCCGAGGCGCTGGACATGCTGACGGCGATGAACACCGGCCACGACGGCTCGCTGACCACCATCCATGCCAACACTCCGCGCGATGCCTTAGGAAGGATCGAGAACATGGTGTCGATGACCGGCGCGACCTTCCCGATCAAGGCCATGCGCCAGCAGATCGCCTCGGCCATCGACGTGGTGGTCCAGCTGGAGCGTCAGGAGGATGGCCGCCGGCGTTTGGTCAGCGTGCAGGAAATCAACGGCATGGAGGGCGACATCATCACCATGACCGAAATCTTCACCTTCGAACGGCGCGGCATCGGCGAGCAGGGCGAGGTGCTCGGCGATTTTCGTCCGACCGGGATGATTCCGGGCTTTCGCGACGTGCTGGCCAAGCGCGGCATCGAGCTGCCGCTGAATCTGTTCCGCCCCGAATGGATGGAGGCCCTGCAGTCATGA
- a CDS encoding AAA family ATPase, whose protein sequence is MLMSRDVTPSRTVARQSMRLLISSRDAAALRHLQSLSQRIPGLQVTTRLVSNGHTDPLYGLEQMPDLLLLRLSHLWREELAALLQRPAQERPPLLVCGPLDELEGMRLAMQAGARDFFPEPVAAEELQAAIGRVLSEARSGTGCGGKLIAVMNAKGGSGATSLACNLAQQLSASGASTLLLDMDLQFGSVTHYLDVRPSHSHLEVLQQIDELDSVALRGFCSHFSPDLHVLGGRSSELCLPQDVHQEQLESLLRLARSTYDWVVVDLPRQIDHLTSITLEQADRVYILVQQSLSHLKDATRLMRILRDDLGVQGSHLQVVVNRYNKVAPVSLKDIAEALRCADLQKLPNDYAVVSESQNTGVPLGIHAPRAPVTLAMRELCQELLGTEAAAQGLLKRTFGRLFRG, encoded by the coding sequence ATGTTGATGAGCAGGGATGTCACCCCGTCGAGAACCGTCGCCCGGCAGAGCATGCGCCTGCTGATCAGCAGCCGCGACGCCGCGGCCTTGCGCCACCTGCAAAGCCTCAGCCAGCGCATTCCCGGCCTGCAGGTGACCACGCGGCTGGTGAGCAACGGCCATACCGACCCGCTTTACGGCCTGGAGCAGATGCCCGACCTGCTGTTGCTGCGCCTCAGCCATCTGTGGCGCGAGGAACTGGCCGCGTTGCTGCAGCGCCCGGCCCAGGAGCGTCCGCCCTTGCTGGTCTGCGGTCCGCTGGACGAGCTCGAGGGCATGCGCCTGGCGATGCAGGCCGGCGCCCGCGATTTTTTCCCCGAGCCGGTGGCCGCTGAAGAGTTGCAGGCGGCGATCGGCCGCGTGCTCAGCGAGGCCCGCAGCGGCACCGGCTGCGGCGGCAAGTTGATCGCGGTGATGAATGCCAAGGGCGGCTCCGGCGCCACCTCGCTGGCCTGCAACCTGGCTCAGCAGCTCAGTGCCAGCGGCGCCAGCACCTTGCTGCTGGATATGGATCTGCAGTTCGGCAGCGTGACCCATTACCTGGATGTACGGCCCTCGCACAGCCATTTGGAAGTGCTGCAGCAGATCGACGAACTGGATAGCGTGGCCCTGCGTGGCTTCTGCAGCCATTTCAGCCCTGACTTGCATGTGCTGGGCGGGCGCTCTAGCGAGCTGTGCCTGCCGCAGGATGTGCACCAGGAACAATTGGAGTCCTTGTTGCGCCTGGCGCGCAGTACCTACGACTGGGTGGTGGTCGACTTGCCGAGGCAGATCGATCACCTCACCAGCATCACTCTGGAACAGGCCGACCGGGTCTACATCCTGGTGCAGCAGAGCCTCAGCCACCTGAAGGACGCCACCCGTCTGATGCGCATCCTGCGTGACGACCTGGGGGTGCAGGGCAGCCATCTGCAGGTGGTGGTCAACCGCTACAACAAGGTGGCCCCGGTCAGTCTCAAGGATATTGCCGAGGCGCTGCGCTGCGCCGATCTGCAGAAACTGCCCAACGATTATGCGGTAGTCAGCGAAAGCCAGAACACCGGCGTGCCGCTGGGGATTCATGCGCCGCGCGCGCCGGTCACCCTGGCCATGCGCGAGCTGTGCCAGGAGTTGCTCGGCACCGAGGCCGCCGCGCAGGGCTTGCTGAAACGTACTTTTGGCCGACTGTTCAGGGGATAG
- a CDS encoding type II secretion system F family protein — protein MNQLPSEYILAFLGMVFVAVFLLSQGVVVPVFGEAGKTRKRIRARLSVLEHAAQLPNMQTVLRQKYLTRLSPLEASLEQWPLMEALATMIEQAGHEYRAYRVLMLSLALALWAGVGLWLLVPLWWAALGLAALVFWVPILKIASDRSKRFAAFEEGLPDALDAMCRALRAGHPFNETLRLVADEHKGPVAHEFGLTFADINYGNDVRRAMLGLLERMPSMTVMMLVTSILIHRETGGNLTEVLERLSSLIRGRFRFQRKVKTLSAEGRMSAWVLISVPFVLAAAIMLTTPEYMPVLIKEPLGQKLVMAAFGAMLVGIVWIRKVIRIQV, from the coding sequence ATGAACCAGCTCCCCTCCGAGTACATCCTGGCGTTCCTCGGCATGGTCTTCGTCGCCGTATTCCTGCTCAGCCAGGGCGTGGTGGTGCCGGTGTTCGGCGAGGCGGGCAAGACGCGCAAGCGTATCCGCGCGCGCCTGAGTGTGCTGGAGCATGCCGCCCAGTTGCCGAACATGCAGACGGTGCTGCGACAGAAGTACCTCACGCGCCTGTCGCCGCTGGAGGCCAGTCTGGAGCAGTGGCCCTTGATGGAGGCCCTGGCCACGATGATCGAGCAGGCCGGCCACGAGTACCGGGCCTATCGCGTGCTGATGCTCAGTCTGGCGCTGGCGCTATGGGCCGGTGTCGGACTGTGGCTGCTGGTGCCGCTCTGGTGGGCGGCTTTGGGGCTGGCAGCGCTGGTGTTCTGGGTGCCGATCCTGAAAATCGCCAGCGATCGCAGCAAGCGTTTCGCCGCCTTCGAAGAAGGCTTGCCGGATGCCCTGGACGCCATGTGCCGCGCCTTGCGCGCCGGCCACCCGTTCAACGAGACCCTGCGCCTGGTGGCCGACGAGCACAAGGGGCCGGTGGCCCATGAGTTCGGCCTGACCTTCGCCGACATCAACTACGGCAACGATGTGCGCCGGGCCATGCTCGGCCTGCTGGAGCGCATGCCGAGCATGACGGTGATGATGCTGGTGACCTCGATCCTCATTCACCGCGAGACCGGCGGCAATCTGACCGAGGTGCTGGAGCGTCTGAGCAGCCTGATCCGCGGACGCTTCCGCTTCCAGCGCAAGGTCAAGACGCTGTCCGCGGAGGGGCGGATGTCGGCCTGGGTGCTGATCTCGGTGCCCTTCGTGCTGGCCGCGGCAATCATGCTGACGACTCCGGAGTACATGCCGGTGCTGATCAAGGAGCCACTCGGGCAGAAGCTGGTCATGGCGGCGTTCGGCGCCATGCTGGTGGGCATCGTGTGGATTCGCAAAGTCATCCGTATTCAGGTGTAG
- a CDS encoding tetratricopeptide repeat protein has protein sequence MNRKMLLLAVMAVLSGCQTTGSEQASAFRSVYTGDNSVLYQVQKQIDSPTQAMQLAARAYQSGNLDLALFQYLRAIELDPKRYGALVWVGRIHRERGNTQLAEMAFNDVLTSDPDNLDALTELGLLYLAARNHEKAQELLGKAVAIDQRRLGHGEGDSPPDLAALQVDGQSPLKVYNGLGVLADLRNDFTQAEAYYRLAMQIEPRSALVQNSQGYSYYLAGSWPEAERMYQRGIGYDPSYHPLWRNYGLLLARMGRYEEAVSAFEQIEKRAEASNDVGYVCLVEGKLDEAEQFFRSAIEQSPAHYATAWDNLKRVEQVRRIRQLGANQAPDKPASAILGVEVTAAATP, from the coding sequence ATGAACAGGAAAATGCTGCTGTTGGCTGTGATGGCCGTGCTGTCGGGATGTCAGACCACTGGTTCGGAGCAGGCCAGTGCGTTTCGCTCGGTCTACACCGGCGACAACTCGGTGCTCTATCAGGTGCAGAAACAGATCGACTCGCCGACCCAGGCCATGCAGCTGGCGGCCAGGGCCTACCAGAGCGGCAATCTCGATCTGGCGCTGTTCCAGTACCTGCGGGCCATCGAACTGGACCCGAAGCGCTACGGGGCCCTGGTTTGGGTCGGGCGCATCCACCGTGAGCGGGGCAATACCCAGCTCGCCGAGATGGCGTTCAACGATGTGCTGACGAGCGATCCGGACAATCTCGATGCCCTGACCGAGCTGGGCCTGCTGTATCTCGCTGCGCGCAATCATGAAAAGGCCCAAGAGCTGCTTGGCAAGGCCGTCGCCATTGACCAGCGACGGCTTGGCCATGGCGAGGGCGACAGCCCGCCCGATCTCGCGGCGCTACAGGTGGACGGCCAGTCGCCACTGAAGGTGTACAACGGCCTCGGCGTATTGGCCGACCTGCGCAACGACTTCACCCAGGCCGAGGCCTACTACCGCTTGGCCATGCAAATCGAGCCGCGCTCGGCGCTGGTGCAGAACAGTCAGGGCTATTCCTATTACCTGGCCGGCTCATGGCCGGAGGCTGAGCGTATGTATCAGCGGGGGATCGGCTACGACCCTTCCTACCATCCGCTGTGGCGCAACTATGGATTGTTGCTGGCGCGCATGGGCCGCTATGAGGAGGCCGTCTCCGCGTTCGAGCAGATCGAGAAGCGGGCCGAGGCCAGCAATGATGTGGGTTATGTCTGTCTGGTGGAAGGCAAGCTGGATGAGGCCGAGCAGTTCTTTCGCAGCGCTATCGAGCAGTCGCCGGCGCATTACGCCACGGCGTGGGACAACCTGAAGCGGGTCGAGCAGGTCAGGCGGATTCGCCAACTGGGCGCCAATCAGGCGCCGGACAAGCCCGCCTCGGCCATTCTGGGTGTGGAGGTAACAGCGGCAGCGACGCCCTGA
- the cpaB gene encoding Flp pilus assembly protein CpaB codes for MSARTLTLIALSLVLGLGAAWMANNWLSARLNASPDDNLQNVVVATVEIPFGQMVEAQQVTVVRMPKGTVPDDSFAATEQVVGKIATFSMLRGDILRGARLAEHLGGSTLASLIEPSKRAVSVRVDDVVGVGGFLLPGNRVDVLATKQAGGNSNAEAETILEDLRVLAVDQTASTDKTQPVVVRAVTLEMSPAEAEVLVKAMSEGRLQLALRNPLDEQKKPAQPLAVNQPTAPPPAPKPVLRRSGGSGGGITVIRGIEVKVAKAQL; via the coding sequence ATGAGCGCGCGTACCTTGACTCTGATTGCCCTGTCCCTGGTCCTCGGCCTGGGTGCTGCCTGGATGGCCAACAACTGGCTGAGCGCGCGGCTCAACGCCAGTCCGGACGACAACCTACAGAACGTGGTGGTCGCCACGGTGGAGATTCCGTTCGGGCAGATGGTCGAGGCCCAGCAGGTCACCGTGGTGCGCATGCCCAAGGGCACCGTGCCGGACGACTCCTTCGCTGCCACCGAGCAGGTGGTGGGCAAGATCGCCACCTTCTCCATGCTGCGCGGCGACATCCTGCGCGGCGCCCGGCTCGCCGAGCACCTGGGCGGCAGCACCCTGGCCTCGCTGATCGAGCCCAGCAAGCGGGCGGTGTCGGTGCGGGTGGACGACGTGGTCGGGGTCGGCGGCTTCCTCTTGCCGGGCAACCGGGTGGATGTGCTGGCGACCAAGCAGGCCGGCGGCAACAGCAATGCCGAGGCGGAAACCATTCTGGAAGACCTGCGCGTGCTGGCGGTGGACCAGACCGCCAGCACCGACAAGACCCAGCCGGTCGTGGTGCGCGCGGTAACCCTGGAAATGAGCCCCGCCGAGGCGGAGGTGCTGGTCAAGGCGATGAGCGAAGGCCGTCTGCAACTGGCACTGCGCAATCCGCTGGACGAGCAGAAGAAGCCGGCGCAACCACTGGCGGTGAACCAACCGACAGCGCCGCCGCCGGCGCCCAAACCGGTGCTGCGCCGCAGCGGTGGTAGTGGCGGCGGCATCACGGTGATTCGCGGTATCGAGGTCAAGGTGGCGAAAGCCCAACTGTAA
- a CDS encoding Tad domain-containing protein — protein MSSRIHRPFTAPPRRQRGAVIVLIVIALLAMLAMAALALDGGHMLVNKTRLQNAVDAAALSGAKRLLQVSGAAGAATVVQTAARDTLLLNASAQNGNGELATAITRAGGIGSFAVVELASSVYGPFSFPGPADASYVRVSVPNYRLSEFFWGILQAIAGPDPSKAVAAIATAGPSPTSPCDVVPLMVCGNPAQYDPDNGMFWGYRFGDLQLLKTAANDSSPIGPGNFQLLDLGGNGGNGVREGLAGGIKQCNSVGEQVQTKPGNTVGPSVQGLNTRFGDYQGGNLSRQDYPPDLVITANSPELKYDDSESPPRIEHQNLPVTSSNGHLSTATRALFDYHDWEPASSACAAGTGSGCQSGGVFERRMLKIVVGQCSGTDGGTSSVPVLGFGCFFVLQPAEHQGNEAQIFGQFVKECEGDNVAGPTPIDDAGPQIIQLYKTYIDNNRTPSGDS, from the coding sequence ATGAGCTCCCGCATCCATAGGCCATTCACCGCGCCGCCGCGCCGCCAGCGGGGGGCGGTGATCGTGCTGATCGTAATCGCGCTGCTGGCCATGCTGGCCATGGCCGCGCTGGCGCTGGACGGCGGGCACATGCTGGTGAACAAGACGCGCCTGCAGAATGCCGTGGATGCCGCCGCGCTAAGTGGGGCCAAGCGGCTCTTGCAAGTGTCCGGCGCGGCTGGTGCGGCGACCGTGGTGCAGACTGCCGCGCGCGATACCCTGCTGCTCAACGCCAGTGCGCAGAACGGCAATGGCGAGCTGGCGACGGCCATCACCCGGGCGGGGGGCATTGGCAGTTTTGCGGTGGTGGAGTTGGCCAGCAGCGTCTACGGGCCGTTCTCCTTCCCGGGGCCGGCGGATGCCAGCTATGTGCGGGTGTCGGTGCCGAACTATCGTTTGAGCGAATTTTTCTGGGGCATCCTGCAGGCGATTGCGGGGCCCGACCCGAGCAAGGCGGTGGCGGCCATCGCCACCGCCGGGCCGAGTCCGACCAGCCCCTGCGACGTGGTTCCGCTCATGGTGTGCGGCAACCCGGCTCAGTACGACCCGGACAATGGGATGTTCTGGGGCTACCGCTTCGGCGATCTGCAGCTGCTGAAAACCGCGGCGAACGACAGCTCGCCAATCGGCCCCGGCAACTTCCAGTTGCTCGATCTGGGGGGCAATGGCGGTAATGGCGTCCGTGAAGGGCTGGCCGGCGGAATCAAGCAGTGCAATAGCGTCGGTGAGCAGGTCCAGACCAAACCGGGCAATACGGTCGGCCCCTCCGTCCAGGGCTTGAACACCCGGTTCGGTGACTATCAGGGCGGCAACCTCAGCCGTCAGGACTATCCGCCGGATCTGGTGATTACCGCCAACTCGCCGGAGCTGAAGTACGACGACTCGGAGTCGCCGCCGCGCATCGAGCACCAGAATCTGCCGGTCACCTCCAGCAACGGCCACCTGTCCACCGCCACCCGTGCGCTGTTCGATTACCACGACTGGGAACCGGCTTCCTCGGCCTGCGCCGCTGGCACCGGCAGCGGCTGTCAGAGCGGCGGCGTGTTCGAGCGGCGCATGCTGAAGATCGTGGTCGGCCAGTGCAGCGGAACCGATGGGGGTACGTCATCGGTGCCGGTGCTGGGTTTCGGTTGCTTCTTCGTGCTGCAACCGGCGGAGCACCAGGGCAACGAGGCGCAGATCTTCGGCCAGTTCGTCAAGGAGTGCGAAGGCGACAATGTGGCCGGGCCGACCCCGATAGACGATGCCGGCCCGCAGATTATCCAGCTGTACAAGACCTATATCGACAACAACCGCACGCCGAGCGGCGACTCCTAG
- a CDS encoding type II secretion system F family protein, translated as MDYLLALIKGAVGNEQLARLLFLGAIGLSAALAVVTVALLVMGLQDPVQRRLALIKRGHGDLSGDQRAPGNLQLLLEQVGQRFAKEDRSQVSATRTLLMHAGYRSASAVQLYWAIRLVLPLTLLGLALLVLPLLPKLSLTLALLLAAGAAGVGWLAPAIYVEKRKAARINRLRAAFPDALDLMVVCVESGLALPQAIERVADEMAVSQVELAEELALVNVEIRAGIPSAQALKGLALRTGLDDVQGLVSLLAQSIRFGTSIADTLRIYAEEFRDRRTQAAEEQAAKVGTKLVFPLIFCLWPSFFLVAIGPAIIGVFKAFGKL; from the coding sequence ATGGACTACCTGTTGGCTCTGATCAAAGGCGCAGTGGGCAACGAACAACTGGCGCGCCTGCTGTTTCTCGGCGCCATCGGCCTGAGCGCGGCGCTCGCCGTGGTCACCGTGGCACTGTTGGTGATGGGCTTGCAGGACCCGGTGCAGCGCCGGCTGGCGCTGATCAAGCGCGGTCATGGCGACTTGTCCGGGGATCAGCGGGCTCCCGGCAATCTGCAACTGCTGCTGGAACAGGTGGGCCAGCGCTTTGCCAAGGAAGACCGCAGCCAGGTTTCCGCCACCCGTACCCTGTTGATGCACGCCGGCTACCGTTCGGCCTCGGCCGTGCAGCTGTACTGGGCCATCCGTCTGGTACTGCCGCTGACGCTGCTGGGCTTGGCGCTGCTGGTGCTGCCCTTGCTGCCGAAGCTCTCGCTAACCTTGGCTCTGTTGCTGGCGGCCGGGGCTGCCGGCGTCGGCTGGCTGGCGCCGGCGATCTATGTGGAGAAGCGCAAGGCCGCGCGGATCAACCGGCTGCGCGCGGCCTTTCCCGATGCTTTGGACCTGATGGTGGTGTGCGTGGAGTCGGGGCTGGCCTTGCCCCAGGCCATCGAACGGGTCGCTGACGAGATGGCGGTCAGCCAGGTGGAACTGGCCGAGGAACTGGCGCTGGTGAATGTAGAAATCCGCGCCGGCATCCCCAGCGCCCAAGCGCTTAAGGGGTTGGCCCTGCGCACCGGGCTGGATGATGTGCAGGGCCTGGTCAGCCTGCTGGCGCAGAGCATCCGCTTCGGCACCAGCATCGCCGATACCTTGCGCATCTACGCCGAGGAGTTTCGCGATCGACGCACCCAGGCCGCCGAGGAGCAGGCCGCGAAAGTTGGTACCAAACTGGTGTTTCCGCTGATCTTCTGCCTGTGGCCAAGCTTTTTTCTGGTGGCCATCGGGCCGGCGATCATTGGTGTCTTCAAAGCATTCGGGAAGCTATGA
- a CDS encoding HU family DNA-binding protein, translated as MAMTKDQLITDIAEATEATKASVRAVLDQLSEIVSDALENHEEITLPGIGKLKVAERPARTGRNPQTGKSIEIAAKRVVKYVPAKALTDAVN; from the coding sequence ATGGCAATGACCAAAGACCAGCTGATCACCGATATCGCCGAGGCGACCGAAGCGACCAAAGCCTCCGTACGCGCAGTGCTGGATCAGTTGAGCGAAATCGTCAGCGATGCCCTGGAAAATCATGAAGAAATCACCCTGCCGGGTATCGGCAAGCTGAAGGTCGCCGAGCGCCCGGCCCGTACCGGCCGCAATCCGCAGACTGGCAAGAGCATCGAGATCGCTGCCAAGCGGGTGGTGAAATACGTGCCGGCCAAGGCGCTGACCGACGCAGTCAACTAA
- a CDS encoding TadE/TadG family type IV pilus assembly protein, producing the protein MNARRMRGVYVVEFAVIGLLLFILLFAVLEMGRLFFTVNALNETVRRGARLAAVCDISEPRILRRAIYNAANDAGASSLIGGLDTADLSLTYLNENGAAVASPSDLSGAAGFRAIRYVRLQLQGFTFNLLIPVLGTGITLPLFQSILPRESLGRHAEAGVVPEITPC; encoded by the coding sequence ATGAACGCCAGGCGGATGCGCGGGGTGTATGTGGTCGAATTCGCCGTCATTGGCCTGCTGCTGTTCATCCTGCTGTTCGCTGTGCTGGAGATGGGCCGTCTGTTCTTCACCGTCAACGCCCTGAACGAAACCGTGCGCCGCGGCGCGCGGCTGGCCGCGGTGTGCGACATCAGCGAGCCGCGCATCCTGCGTCGCGCTATCTACAACGCGGCCAACGACGCCGGCGCCAGCAGCCTGATCGGCGGCCTGGACACGGCCGACCTGAGCCTGACCTATCTGAACGAGAACGGCGCGGCCGTGGCGAGCCCCAGCGATCTCAGCGGCGCTGCCGGCTTCCGCGCTATCCGCTACGTCCGCCTGCAGCTCCAGGGCTTCACCTTCAACCTGCTGATCCCCGTGCTGGGCACGGGGATCACGCTGCCGCTGTTTCAGTCGATCCTGCCCCGCGAGAGTCTTGGCCGGCATGCCGAAGCGGGCGTAGTGCCGGAGATCACGCCATGTTGA